The Alosa alosa isolate M-15738 ecotype Scorff River chromosome 3, AALO_Geno_1.1, whole genome shotgun sequence nucleotide sequence gtgtgtgtcaataaatgtatgtgtgtgtgtgcgtgtatataaGTTTGTATAatttttggggcagccgtggcctagcgcttcggacttgtaaccggggggttgccggttcgaaccccaaccagtaggcacggctgacgtgcccttgagcaaggcacctaacccctctggttctggtatgtgtttgtgtgtctataagTGAGTgtgaatagatgtgtgtgtgtgtgtctgtgtgtgtgcatgcgtgtgtgtgtgtgtgtgtgtgtgtgttgcagagtccctcctctctgtggtccatgtgtgtgcgggtgtgctGCTTTTCCTCCTCTTGGTTGCCATGGCAGTGAGATGGTTTGCAATCGATCTCACTCTTCTCTTCCGATCAGCTCGAAGGACTGAAGgtaaaactctgtgtgtgtgaaggactgAAGgtaaaactctgtgtgtgtgtgaaggactaAAGGTAAAACTCGAACTACAGTTATATATTGGCTAGTAAGATAAGAtgatgcatacgtgtgtgtgtgtgtgagtgtagatgTTCTTAgggagtatatgtgtgtgtgtggatattctaagggagtgtgtgtgggaggatgttctaatggagtgtgtgtgtgtgtgtgtgtgtgtgtgtgtgtttgtttcagacAGTAAGGTGTATGACGCGTACGTGGTGTATCTgagggagtgtttgtgtggggatgttctaatggtgtgtgtgtgtgtgtgtgtgtgtttgtttcagacGGTAAGGTGTATGACGCGTACGTGGTGTATCCGAGGGATTGTGTGTGCGGGGACGCTAtaacggagtgtgtgtgtgaagacgcTCTCTCAGTGTTCCTCAACTCCAGCTTGCCAGCGGTTCTGGAAGACCAGTGCGGCTACAAACTCTTCATTCACGGAAGAGACGACCTACCTGgagaaggtgagtgtgtgtgtgtgtgtgtgtgtgtgtgtgtgtgtgtgtgtgtgtgtgtgtgtgtgtgtgtgtgtgtgtgagtgtgtgtgtgtgtgagtgtgtgtgtgtgtgtgtgtgtgtgagtgtgtgtgtgtgtgtgtgagtgtgggaatGTCATTTGTTGTGCTTTTTGCCTGTCTTCACTGAGCTAACTAGCTAAATAATTCTGGCACGTTAAAGAAAGGAGAAAGTTACAACCAATGGCGTCGATTTTTGCACAGAACTATTTGGGCCTGTGATTTCTGTTGCCTGATCTCTGCACAGGGACCACGGCACAACTGGATCAATCAATCTGACGAGATTAGTGATGTGATTGGTTGCCATGTCTCTCTCTGACCCCGCCCCTCTTTATGACATCACCAGATCAGGCAGAGCAGGTGGAGAGGTGCATGCGCCTCAGCCGGCGACTCCTCGTTGTCATGACAACAGTGGCGTCAGGTGGGGCGCAGGTGGTGGCCCCGCCCCTGGAGCAGTTTGATTGGCAGATGGGGCTCCACCGCTCTCTGGTGCAGGAGGACATGAGTGTCATCATGGTgcaggtgggggaggggcacacacacacacacctgcacacacacacaccatcacacacacacacacacctgcacacacacacacctgcacacacacacctgtacacacacacactctcacacacacacctgcacacacacacactctcacaggcaCAGATGGCCcctggcctgcacacacacacactctcacaggcaCAGATGGCCCctgggctgcacacacacacactctcacaggcaCAGATGGCCcctggcctgcacacacacacactctcaccggCACAGATGGCCcctggcctgcacacacacacactctcacaggcaCAGATGGCCCCTgggctgcagctgctgctgaagaAGAGCGCCCCCCTCAGGTGGGAGATGGGAGTGCGAGGAGCAAACTGCCCCACCTCACGCTTCTGGAAGAGAGTCCGCTACATGatgccccccccaccaccaacaccaccatcaGACCACCAGAGTCTCCACACCATCCAGCTCATCTAGAgatctacacgcacacacacacacacacacacacacacacacacacacacacacacacacacacacaccccaccaccaacaccaccatcaGACCACCAGAGTCTCCACACCATCCAGCTCATCTagagatctacacacacacacacacacacacacacacacaccaccaccaccaccatcatcatcagacCACCAGAAACTCAACACCATCCagctcacacatacaaacacacacacatacttgtacacaccaccaccacaacagaAAATTATGGCAAATTAAGATTATAATAATTGTAATTGTGATCGTTATTTCATAGTCACTCATGACATTGTTGTCGATAGGTATTTGGGGGCAAATTAAGATTATTTAATTGTAATTGTGATAGTTATTTCATAGTCACTCATGACATTGCTGTTGATAAGTATTTGGGGGAAAACTAAGATTATaataattgtatttatttattttattataattttaataGTTTCCATCTTAACACTTCTGAGGGCTGTATTAAGGTCAAGCACCACTACAAGGTGCAAGAGTGtggtatatttatatattataaattgTAATGAAATGTTTAGTTTGATGCATATGTGCTGTGAGAATATGATGCTCTTCATTCTTCTGTGTCCCTGAAGCCTCCCTCTGTGGAAAGTTCCAGAGAGTGAGATGTCTGATTGTCTTCACCCCATGGACATCAACATAGCCTAGGCCATTAGAAGGttaacacatataaacatagcctaggccaTAAGAAGGttaacacatataaacatagcctaggccaTTAGGAGGTGAACACATGGACATCAACA carries:
- the il1rl1 gene encoding interleukin-1 receptor-like 1; the encoded protein is MLNDSGVYYLHRLEMGRKVCEAEKNIIVMDVPLGHEDLLFRTPPTQDVSPSLECPDETSDLCDSGRGHINWYKDSQLLPGESGKIVRVLNAIESDEGVYTCVCTWQHGKHTFNTSDSTRLELEEHSTLLQPKIIHPANGSTVTCQLGFGVELECSGSCGSVTQHCNVSWDTHTHMLVISEVSHEDLHTHFRCTASNPAEWTSVTIALKQKESLLSVVHVCAGVLLFLLLVAMAVRWFAIDLTLLFRSARRTEDGKVYDAYVVYPRDCVCGDAITECVCEDALSVFLNSSLPAVLEDQCGYKLFIHGRDDLPGEDQAEQVERCMRLSRRLLVVMTTVASGGAQVVAPPLEQFDWQMGLHRSLVQEDMSVIMVQVGEGHTHTPPGLQLLLKKSAPLRWEMGVRGANCPTSRFWKRVRYMMPPPPPTPPSDHQSLHTIQLI